A section of the Streptomyces sp. SLBN-118 genome encodes:
- a CDS encoding phospholipase D family protein: MTQPDHVWQQIADLMENATEEVVIIAPFIKKAIFEETIAAVPSSVQKITCVTRWTPAEVAAGVSDPEIIEAAQSDERISIALCPSLHAKLYRADDRCLVGSANLTGKATGRVPNANVELLLQVPVDHPEVQRVLGQINARSTTATPHTAALVRQQAELLRSERVTPPSEDEAAPYWFPETRRPENVYALYSGRHKFTSLVEAGIVRDLAMLDVPAGLSEDAFNAEVEARLHAIPELGQLTADQRLSNIELQRAIAERTGDTDEQARRTTETLAAWLQHFGRYYTEVGSWELRPGIEHA, encoded by the coding sequence GTGACACAGCCGGACCATGTCTGGCAGCAGATCGCGGACCTGATGGAGAACGCCACCGAGGAGGTGGTCATCATCGCCCCCTTCATCAAGAAGGCGATCTTCGAGGAGACCATCGCCGCGGTGCCCTCCTCCGTCCAGAAGATCACGTGCGTCACTCGCTGGACCCCGGCGGAGGTAGCCGCCGGGGTCTCCGACCCGGAGATCATCGAAGCTGCCCAGAGCGACGAACGCATTTCCATCGCCTTGTGCCCGTCCCTCCACGCCAAGCTCTACCGGGCCGACGACCGCTGTCTGGTCGGCTCCGCCAACCTCACCGGCAAAGCCACTGGACGCGTACCGAACGCCAACGTGGAACTCCTGCTGCAGGTGCCGGTCGACCACCCCGAAGTACAGCGCGTCCTCGGCCAGATCAACGCCCGCTCGACTACAGCCACACCCCACACAGCAGCCCTCGTACGGCAGCAGGCAGAACTCCTGAGAAGCGAGCGCGTCACCCCGCCGTCCGAGGACGAAGCAGCCCCGTACTGGTTCCCGGAGACAAGGAGACCGGAGAACGTCTACGCCCTCTACAGCGGGCGCCATAAATTCACCTCGCTGGTCGAGGCCGGCATCGTGCGAGACCTGGCCATGCTCGATGTTCCCGCCGGCCTCTCTGAAGACGCCTTCAACGCTGAGGTCGAGGCCCGCCTGCATGCGATCCCGGAACTCGGTCAGCTGACCGCAGACCAGCGTCTCAGCAACATCGAGCTTCAGCGGGCCATCGCCGAGCGGACAGGAGACACAGACGAACAGGCGCGCAGAACGACCGAGACGCTTGCGGCCTGGCTCCAGCACTTCGGCCGGTACTACACCGAAGTGGGCTCGTGGGAGCTGCGACCCGGCATAGAGCACGCCTAA
- a CDS encoding ParB/RepB/Spo0J family partition protein: protein MTATLANIPEQLLPLAVPIGDLAPYHRNPRSGDIPSIAESLTVNGQYRAIVVNKGTLTRRPNEILAGNHTHAAAQQLGWEQIAVTWVDVDDDAAARIVIVDNRTNDLAGYDTALLAEVLSEIPDLAGTGYDRESVDRLLDDTTLPETLELTSDGAGTGAAATVDYLQWGYLQWESKRVRITSEEVEALNATYTKFVDDTNSDLGFGWHVLQQAHQEGEPA from the coding sequence GTGACCGCGACGCTCGCCAACATTCCTGAACAGCTTCTGCCGCTCGCAGTCCCCATCGGGGACCTCGCGCCGTACCACCGAAACCCCCGCAGCGGCGACATACCCTCCATCGCCGAATCGCTGACCGTCAACGGCCAGTACCGGGCCATCGTCGTCAACAAGGGCACGCTCACCCGGCGCCCCAACGAGATCCTGGCAGGCAACCACACGCACGCCGCCGCGCAGCAGCTCGGCTGGGAGCAGATCGCCGTCACTTGGGTCGACGTGGACGACGACGCAGCAGCCCGCATCGTCATCGTCGACAACCGGACCAACGACCTCGCCGGATACGACACCGCGCTCCTGGCCGAAGTCCTCTCCGAGATTCCGGACCTCGCCGGCACCGGGTACGACCGCGAGAGCGTCGACCGACTCCTCGACGACACGACCCTCCCCGAGACGCTGGAACTCACTTCCGACGGAGCGGGCACCGGGGCCGCCGCCACCGTCGACTACCTCCAGTGGGGATACCTCCAGTGGGAGTCCAAGCGCGTACGCATCACCTCCGAAGAGGTCGAAGCCCTCAACGCCACCTACACGAAGTTCGTGGACGACACCAACAGCGACCTCGGCTTCGGCTGGCACGTCCTCCAGCAGGCACACCAGGAGGGCGAGCCCGCATGA
- a CDS encoding ParB N-terminal domain-containing protein encodes MSSAPTTTFHEAYPLDQLRPADYNPRRLSEGAFVRLQASLRRHGVVKPVILNADGTLVAGHQRTKGLKAIGLTHTPAVMLGTKVRLQDEIQFNLLHNRVETEASVVYAEPGEIGAWSWIPWPSIRVAERKNLSFVNAIAHMTAGHGPWGSVVIDDQGRVVLNAEYAVVASISRFDVLAWTVTSADAAQLHADLTGEYGVYDWTAIEGKAPVWNQHIVQPKRLRQFSSKAKAGKLAYGSETWDQLVTPWLKPTQRVVDFGAGYGDYAKHLRAKGFNIHDYEPYRCAAGSYAVDIRAVVGMIRDIAKDIQANGLYDVVVLDSVINATTSLAYQHWVLATVNALCAADGVVCLGTRNLARELRDEQAKRVTSKTATTKMSFLDEDNVEMNFVKGKWQKLRFHTPETLEPLLRRYFKDVQVSDLSGSNLKATCRRPIALPKEEYEKAFEEEFNMPYPNGFRHDRHLELVGNLIKLVVGRNESLAN; translated from the coding sequence ATGAGCAGCGCACCCACCACGACGTTCCACGAGGCGTACCCGCTCGACCAACTCCGCCCCGCCGACTACAACCCGCGCCGCCTCAGCGAGGGCGCGTTCGTCCGGCTCCAGGCATCCCTGCGCCGCCACGGCGTCGTGAAGCCGGTCATCCTCAACGCGGACGGCACTCTGGTCGCAGGCCACCAGAGGACCAAGGGACTCAAGGCCATCGGCCTGACCCACACGCCCGCGGTCATGCTCGGCACCAAGGTCAGGCTGCAGGACGAGATCCAGTTCAACCTGCTCCACAACCGCGTCGAGACCGAGGCCAGCGTCGTGTACGCCGAGCCCGGCGAGATCGGTGCCTGGTCGTGGATTCCGTGGCCGTCCATCCGCGTCGCCGAACGCAAGAATCTCTCCTTCGTCAACGCCATCGCCCACATGACTGCCGGCCACGGCCCCTGGGGCAGCGTCGTCATCGACGACCAGGGCCGCGTCGTCCTCAACGCCGAATACGCTGTCGTCGCCTCCATCTCCCGGTTCGACGTCCTCGCCTGGACCGTGACCTCCGCCGACGCCGCCCAGCTCCACGCCGACCTCACCGGCGAGTACGGCGTCTACGACTGGACCGCCATTGAGGGCAAGGCCCCCGTATGGAACCAGCACATCGTCCAACCTAAGAGGCTCCGGCAGTTCTCCTCCAAGGCCAAGGCAGGGAAGCTTGCCTACGGCTCCGAGACATGGGACCAACTGGTCACGCCCTGGCTCAAGCCCACGCAGCGGGTCGTCGACTTCGGCGCCGGGTACGGCGACTACGCCAAGCACCTGCGTGCCAAGGGCTTCAACATCCACGACTACGAGCCCTACCGCTGCGCCGCCGGATCGTACGCCGTCGACATCCGCGCCGTCGTCGGCATGATCCGCGACATCGCCAAGGACATCCAGGCCAACGGCCTCTACGACGTAGTGGTCCTCGACTCCGTCATCAACGCCACCACCTCCCTCGCCTACCAGCACTGGGTACTCGCCACCGTCAACGCCCTCTGTGCGGCGGACGGAGTGGTGTGCCTCGGCACTCGCAACCTCGCCCGCGAACTCCGCGACGAGCAGGCCAAGCGGGTCACCTCCAAGACCGCCACCACGAAGATGAGCTTCCTCGACGAGGACAACGTGGAGATGAACTTCGTCAAGGGGAAGTGGCAAAAACTCCGCTTCCACACGCCCGAAACCCTAGAACCCCTGCTCCGCCGCTACTTCAAGGACGTGCAGGTCAGCGACCTCAGCGGGTCCAACCTCAAGGCCACATGCCGCCGCCCCATCGCACTCCCCAAAGAGGAATACGAGAAGGCATTCGAGGAGGAATTCAACATGCCTTACCCGAATGGCTTTCGGCATGACAGGCATCTGGAATTGGTGGGAAATTTGATAAAATTGGTAGTAGGGAGAAATGAATCTCTCGCCAATTAA
- a CDS encoding terminase large subunit domain-containing protein: MRPRDDEGIITRYKTLPAAQRRAIAQSASPALRAELARAERHLAMDRSPGALAAVLTGGREMQAPHLDLIDQAFIDMAAGRCDRVMLTMPPRHGKSRRASRWAPLWYLRSNPGHRMMIASYSADLADDHGRWIRDAIYTWGDDLGIQLKTGSQAANRFDIVGGEGGLLAAGIGGGLTGRGAHIAIVDDPVKDMADADSPTMRKRAWDWWTSVLQTRLEPVGAICLIQTRWHEDDLAGRILATERDAWRVIDLPAIADSPDDPLGRALGEPLWPERFDAAHHAKTRKRVGERVWGALYMQKPRPPEGGVWKREWIDTARINAVQFSGLDMARIVVAVDPAGGESTVGDETGVIGVGRDFDRQLYVLADRSGSMGANDWGLAACRLALELKADAIVVEKNYGGDMARQIVTQAWEQLRREGVTKGLLMPMILEVTAKVGKRLRAAPVAQLYEQQLVHHVGEYPVLEDQMVTWVEGMDSPDRMDAAVHGLTELADPDQLDTLPTDIDDDRFDGRR; encoded by the coding sequence ATGAGACCGCGCGACGACGAGGGCATCATCACCCGCTACAAGACGCTCCCGGCCGCGCAGCGTCGGGCCATTGCGCAGTCCGCCTCACCCGCGCTGCGCGCCGAACTCGCGCGAGCTGAACGCCACCTGGCCATGGACCGCTCACCAGGTGCGCTCGCCGCCGTCCTCACCGGAGGCCGGGAGATGCAGGCACCGCACCTGGACCTCATCGACCAAGCGTTCATCGACATGGCCGCAGGCCGGTGCGACCGCGTCATGCTGACCATGCCCCCGCGGCACGGCAAGAGCCGCCGCGCCTCACGCTGGGCGCCCCTCTGGTACCTGCGCAGCAATCCCGGCCACCGCATGATGATCGCCAGCTACTCCGCCGACCTGGCTGACGACCACGGCCGGTGGATCAGGGACGCCATCTACACCTGGGGCGACGACCTCGGCATCCAGCTCAAGACGGGGAGTCAGGCCGCCAATCGCTTCGACATCGTGGGCGGCGAAGGCGGCCTTCTCGCAGCCGGTATCGGCGGCGGCCTGACCGGACGCGGCGCCCACATCGCCATCGTCGACGACCCGGTCAAGGACATGGCCGACGCCGACAGCCCCACCATGCGCAAACGCGCCTGGGACTGGTGGACCTCCGTACTCCAAACCCGACTCGAACCCGTCGGCGCCATCTGCCTGATCCAGACCCGGTGGCACGAGGACGATCTCGCCGGTCGCATCCTCGCCACCGAGCGGGACGCCTGGCGCGTCATCGACCTGCCCGCCATCGCCGACAGCCCCGACGACCCGCTCGGCCGCGCACTCGGTGAGCCGCTGTGGCCCGAACGCTTTGACGCAGCCCACCACGCCAAGACCCGCAAACGAGTGGGCGAACGCGTGTGGGGCGCCCTCTACATGCAGAAGCCCAGGCCGCCCGAGGGAGGCGTGTGGAAGCGCGAGTGGATCGACACCGCCCGCATCAACGCCGTCCAGTTCTCGGGCCTCGACATGGCGCGCATCGTCGTCGCCGTGGACCCCGCTGGCGGAGAGTCCACCGTCGGCGACGAGACGGGAGTCATCGGCGTGGGCCGGGACTTCGACCGGCAGCTGTACGTCCTCGCCGACCGGTCCGGATCGATGGGCGCCAACGACTGGGGCTTGGCCGCGTGCCGCCTGGCTCTCGAACTGAAGGCCGACGCGATCGTCGTCGAGAAGAATTACGGCGGCGACATGGCAAGGCAGATTGTCACCCAGGCATGGGAGCAACTGCGCCGCGAGGGCGTTACCAAGGGGCTGCTCATGCCCATGATCCTGGAGGTCACCGCCAAGGTCGGCAAACGGCTACGTGCTGCCCCCGTGGCTCAGCTCTACGAGCAGCAGCTCGTTCACCACGTCGGCGAGTACCCCGTCTTGGAGGACCAGATGGTGACCTGGGTCGAGGGAATGGACAGCCCGGACCGTATGGACGCTGCCGTGCACGGACTGACTGAACTGGCTGACCCCGACCAACTCGACACCCTGCCAACGGACATCGACGACGACCGCTTCGACGGCCGCCGTTGA
- a CDS encoding DNA phosphorothioation-associated putative methyltransferase gives MLACPWNQGTPMTQQLWTSQRHRTAIGRVGLSLPARRAVGDLQLDPGLGVLDYGCGRGGDVRALQRLGLDATGWDPVHFPDGERKPAEAVLLTYVLNVIEDPSERRETLLRAWDLAKSVLVVSARLRWERNQIKGIEYGDGILTQRRTFQRLFAAGELRDYVEEVTGVRCVSAAPGIVYAFKDDETRLSYLARQIAPEGEWLASEDTASAITSVVSHLEQRGRMPHLEEMPQPIISLLGHLRPAELKRLAEQEADPLKVERSAERSAVDALQFLALELFHGRGPVSSLPLPIQLDIRAFFPSYAEACQRADRLLFKLRDDAYIRRAMNGSIAGKFTATALYVHSRALHRIPTVLRLYEQCASIAAGRPGEWSVVKLRHQSRGVSWLDYPKFDTDPHPRLAASYAVDLKTLKSSFTSYADSTNRPLLHRKHEFLAEDDPDAPKYRRLTDAEVRAGLYESPHLIGTEEGWERELVRCERELRGHRLVRRTTST, from the coding sequence ATGCTGGCCTGTCCGTGGAATCAGGGGACACCGATGACACAGCAGCTTTGGACCAGTCAGAGGCACCGCACCGCAATCGGGCGGGTCGGTCTCTCACTTCCTGCCCGTCGTGCCGTTGGTGATCTCCAACTGGACCCTGGCCTGGGAGTGCTGGACTATGGCTGTGGTAGGGGCGGCGATGTACGCGCTCTCCAGCGCCTGGGCCTGGACGCCACAGGGTGGGATCCAGTGCACTTCCCCGATGGGGAGCGGAAGCCGGCCGAGGCTGTCCTTCTGACCTACGTGTTGAACGTCATTGAGGACCCCTCCGAACGCCGCGAGACGCTGCTACGTGCCTGGGATCTCGCCAAGTCTGTACTAGTCGTCTCCGCGCGGTTGCGCTGGGAGCGCAACCAGATCAAGGGGATTGAATACGGTGACGGCATCCTCACCCAGCGCCGCACCTTCCAACGCCTCTTCGCGGCTGGTGAGCTCCGCGACTACGTTGAGGAAGTGACGGGCGTGCGCTGCGTGTCGGCAGCGCCCGGCATCGTCTACGCCTTCAAGGACGACGAAACGCGCCTTAGCTATTTGGCCCGCCAGATTGCCCCCGAAGGCGAATGGCTGGCGTCCGAGGACACCGCGTCGGCAATCACCTCGGTCGTCTCACATCTCGAACAGCGCGGTCGGATGCCGCATCTTGAAGAAATGCCCCAACCGATTATTAGCCTGCTTGGCCACCTTCGTCCTGCCGAACTGAAGCGCCTCGCCGAGCAGGAAGCGGACCCACTCAAGGTGGAACGCAGTGCAGAACGCAGTGCTGTCGATGCCTTGCAGTTCCTCGCTCTGGAGCTCTTCCACGGCCGAGGTCCCGTCAGCAGTTTGCCGCTGCCCATTCAGCTGGACATCCGCGCCTTCTTCCCCTCGTATGCCGAAGCGTGTCAGCGAGCGGATCGTCTGCTATTCAAGTTGCGCGATGACGCCTACATTCGCCGGGCCATGAACGGATCGATCGCTGGCAAGTTCACGGCGACCGCCCTCTATGTTCACAGCCGCGCACTCCACCGGATCCCCACCGTGCTGCGCCTGTACGAGCAGTGCGCGAGTATCGCTGCCGGCCGACCTGGCGAGTGGTCCGTTGTCAAGCTCCGCCACCAGAGCCGCGGTGTGAGCTGGCTCGACTACCCGAAATTCGATACAGACCCTCACCCACGTCTGGCCGCGTCGTACGCCGTCGACCTGAAGACCCTCAAGTCATCCTTCACCTCGTACGCAGACTCGACCAACCGCCCCCTACTGCACCGCAAACACGAGTTCCTCGCGGAGGACGATCCCGATGCGCCCAAGTATCGGCGGCTCACCGATGCCGAAGTGCGCGCCGGCCTCTACGAGAGCCCGCACCTGATCGGTACGGAAGAGGGCTGGGAACGCGAACTCGTCCGCTGCGAAAGAGAATTGCGCGGCCACCGGCTCGTGCGGCGAACCACCAGCACATGA
- a CDS encoding methyltransferase yields the protein MKIDPDVLDVLRAATVDGPALRLNGQLERKLYERVNLALRAAGGVWHRYKKAHIFTIDAADAIAGLLATGEVITDVDLGFFPTPEPTVERLLDLAELEPGCEVLEPSAGRGAIAEAVAARGAVVDCVELDAARAEHIRAGGYARQVTTADFFSVQVRRRYQRVIMNPPFAGRQDILHVERALRFVQPGGHLVAIMYGSLTYRSDRRTKDFLARVWEARGNLWELPADAFPAVRVATVIAVIPVREVAPLHVLKQITLRPEDFTARPRAVQQDLFLTDVPTAHGTAPFDGLGYGAPHDGRDHSVGKNRSQH from the coding sequence ATGAAGATAGATCCCGACGTTCTCGACGTCCTCCGCGCTGCCACGGTCGACGGCCCGGCGCTCCGCCTGAACGGCCAACTCGAACGCAAGCTATACGAGCGCGTCAACCTCGCCCTTCGCGCGGCGGGTGGCGTCTGGCACCGCTACAAGAAGGCCCACATCTTCACCATCGACGCCGCCGACGCCATCGCCGGGCTGCTCGCTACGGGCGAGGTGATCACCGACGTCGACCTGGGGTTCTTCCCGACGCCGGAGCCCACGGTCGAACGCCTCTTGGACCTCGCCGAACTCGAACCCGGATGCGAGGTGCTGGAGCCTTCGGCGGGGCGCGGCGCCATCGCCGAAGCGGTCGCCGCCCGCGGGGCCGTCGTGGACTGCGTCGAACTCGACGCCGCTCGCGCCGAGCACATCCGCGCCGGCGGGTACGCCCGGCAGGTCACGACCGCCGACTTCTTCAGCGTGCAGGTGAGGCGCCGATACCAACGGGTCATCATGAACCCGCCGTTCGCCGGACGCCAGGACATCCTGCACGTGGAGCGGGCGCTGCGCTTCGTCCAGCCCGGCGGCCACCTCGTCGCGATCATGTACGGCAGCCTCACGTACCGGAGCGACCGCAGGACCAAGGACTTCCTCGCCCGGGTGTGGGAGGCGCGGGGAAATCTCTGGGAGCTGCCCGCAGACGCGTTCCCCGCAGTGAGGGTGGCCACGGTGATCGCAGTCATTCCGGTCCGTGAAGTCGCGCCCCTTCACGTCCTCAAGCAGATCACGCTCAGGCCCGAGGACTTCACGGCTCGGCCCCGCGCCGTGCAGCAAGACCTGTTCCTCACGGACGTGCCAACTGCCCACGGAACGGCACCCTTTGACGGGCTCGGGTACGGAGCGCCGCACGACGGGAGGGATCACTCCGTCGGGAAAAATAGATCCCAACACTGA
- a CDS encoding ATP-binding protein, with translation MTGEGNNYRIVSPSLTVKAMRDSGYKNTAYALAELIDNSIDAEAALVQVFACEGPIEGATQTRYRVDKIAVLDNGKGMDSELLRRALKYGDGLGDDRNRIGRFGMGLPNSSMSQCTKVEVWSWKNNAANALYTYLDLDEITNGQDEVPDPVPRRVPECWDDLSEVPLGTSGTLVVWTNLDRVKWHSAGATLRNTAELIGRVYRHYLHDGSVDIKMAPVRDGKVLEGDNGAYYAEPNDPLYLMAKTGTPAPFSSTPMFEPFHMGNEAEPGVYRYPITVDGMQHTVTVRASIARPEARRSDVSGHPWPDTANPNRDPGAQKWGQHARRNIGVSLVRKGRELDLDTSWAIGYDPVERWWGVEVDFPPELDEVFGVTNNKQTAVVFSSLADFDWSAEQDPDETPKQFKDRLRELGDPRLPLIDLAQYLKGLLGKMRKKLKQQTLGGRKGKKRYDQDVTSKATDAVKRRQEDGYTGTTDLLAEEATESDKRQEQLTALTERHHIDEDTAQTLVDEALENDWRVRWISSPQDSSAFFNIDLLAGMLQVSFNTEHPLHSKLMAVLEDVPEDANEAELRQRLARATETFKLLIFSWARMEDEIPNKKARRVIADARSDWGRYARDFIEDGSEEE, from the coding sequence GTGACCGGCGAAGGAAACAACTACCGGATCGTCAGCCCTTCGCTGACCGTCAAGGCCATGCGCGACAGCGGCTACAAGAACACCGCCTACGCACTCGCCGAGCTGATCGACAACAGCATCGACGCCGAAGCCGCGCTGGTACAGGTCTTCGCCTGCGAGGGCCCCATCGAGGGTGCCACCCAGACCAGGTACCGGGTGGACAAGATCGCTGTCCTCGACAACGGCAAGGGCATGGACAGCGAACTCCTACGCCGTGCTCTGAAATACGGAGACGGTCTCGGCGACGACCGCAATCGAATCGGCCGCTTCGGCATGGGCCTGCCCAACTCCAGCATGTCCCAGTGCACCAAAGTCGAGGTCTGGTCGTGGAAGAACAACGCTGCGAACGCTCTGTACACCTACCTTGACCTGGACGAGATCACCAACGGGCAGGATGAGGTTCCCGACCCCGTACCTCGCCGGGTGCCGGAGTGCTGGGACGACCTGAGCGAGGTGCCACTGGGCACCAGCGGCACCCTCGTCGTCTGGACGAACCTGGACCGCGTCAAATGGCACAGTGCTGGGGCCACCCTGCGCAACACCGCCGAGCTGATCGGTCGTGTGTACCGTCACTATCTGCACGACGGCTCCGTGGACATCAAGATGGCGCCCGTTCGCGACGGGAAGGTCCTCGAAGGGGACAACGGCGCTTACTACGCCGAACCCAATGACCCTCTGTACCTGATGGCGAAGACCGGAACGCCCGCGCCGTTCAGCAGCACTCCCATGTTCGAGCCCTTCCACATGGGCAACGAAGCGGAACCCGGGGTCTACCGCTATCCCATCACGGTCGATGGCATGCAGCACACCGTAACCGTGCGGGCGTCCATCGCCCGGCCTGAAGCCCGCCGTTCCGACGTCTCCGGCCATCCGTGGCCTGACACTGCCAACCCCAACCGGGACCCAGGTGCCCAGAAGTGGGGGCAGCACGCCCGTCGGAACATCGGCGTCTCCCTGGTCAGGAAGGGGCGCGAACTCGACCTCGATACTTCGTGGGCGATCGGCTACGACCCCGTGGAGCGGTGGTGGGGCGTCGAGGTGGACTTCCCGCCCGAGCTCGACGAAGTGTTCGGCGTCACCAACAACAAGCAGACCGCCGTCGTGTTCTCGTCACTCGCCGACTTCGACTGGTCGGCTGAACAGGACCCCGACGAGACGCCCAAGCAGTTCAAAGACCGCCTCCGCGAACTCGGCGACCCCCGACTGCCGCTGATCGACCTCGCCCAGTACCTCAAGGGTCTCCTGGGCAAAATGCGCAAGAAACTGAAGCAACAGACGCTGGGAGGCCGGAAGGGCAAGAAGCGGTACGACCAGGACGTCACCTCCAAGGCCACGGACGCCGTCAAGCGCCGGCAGGAGGACGGGTACACCGGTACGACCGACCTCCTCGCCGAGGAGGCGACGGAATCCGACAAGCGCCAGGAGCAGCTCACCGCGCTGACCGAGCGACACCACATCGACGAGGACACCGCCCAGACCCTGGTCGACGAGGCCCTGGAGAACGACTGGCGCGTCCGCTGGATCTCCAGCCCCCAGGACTCATCCGCCTTCTTCAACATCGACCTGCTCGCAGGCATGCTCCAGGTGTCCTTCAACACCGAACACCCCCTGCACAGCAAGCTGATGGCCGTCCTTGAGGACGTGCCCGAGGACGCGAACGAGGCAGAGCTCCGCCAGCGACTCGCCCGCGCGACCGAGACCTTCAAGCTGCTCATCTTCTCCTGGGCACGGATGGAGGACGAGATCCCCAACAAGAAGGCGCGCCGGGTCATCGCGGATGCCCGAAGCGACTGGGGCCGGTACGCCCGTGACTTCATCGAGGACGGGAGCGAAGAGGAGTGA
- a CDS encoding phosphoadenosine phosphosulfate reductase has protein sequence MSILQQTPGAHHADPTDPAPRSASSEPDRHPTKVISYGGGVQSTALLVLAARREIDFSTFLFANVGDDSEHPATLAYVREIAIPYAARAGIEVHELKRRRRDGTTETLMQRLNRPDTRSIPIPVRMANGAPGRRNCTADFKIKVVGRWLREHGATAEHPATVGIGISLDEIHRANRRRREAHEVIEYPLLDLGLRRDDCERIIAEASLPVPPKSSCFFCPFRTVGAWRDQRRHEPELFALSVRLEETINRRRAAIGRDAVYLTRYGIPLPQAIPDASPSNGSVDEDEGACDSGWCMT, from the coding sequence ATGTCGATCTTGCAGCAGACCCCAGGAGCCCATCACGCCGATCCAACCGACCCCGCTCCTCGATCCGCTTCCAGCGAGCCCGACCGGCACCCCACGAAAGTCATTTCCTACGGCGGCGGCGTCCAGAGCACAGCCCTGCTCGTACTGGCCGCTCGCCGCGAGATCGACTTCAGCACCTTCCTCTTCGCCAACGTCGGCGACGACAGCGAGCACCCTGCGACGCTGGCCTACGTTCGCGAGATCGCCATCCCGTACGCCGCCCGCGCCGGGATTGAAGTACATGAGCTCAAGCGCCGCCGTCGGGACGGAACCACCGAAACGCTCATGCAGCGACTAAACCGGCCAGACACGCGGTCGATCCCCATCCCGGTCCGCATGGCCAACGGCGCTCCGGGCCGACGCAACTGCACAGCAGACTTCAAGATCAAGGTGGTCGGGCGGTGGCTCCGGGAGCACGGCGCCACCGCAGAGCACCCAGCGACGGTTGGCATCGGCATATCGCTCGACGAAATCCACCGAGCCAACCGCCGACGAAGGGAAGCCCACGAGGTCATCGAATACCCGCTGCTCGACCTCGGGCTCCGCAGGGACGACTGCGAGCGCATCATCGCCGAAGCCAGTCTGCCGGTGCCGCCCAAGAGCTCGTGCTTCTTCTGCCCCTTCCGTACGGTCGGCGCATGGCGCGACCAGCGTAGGCACGAACCGGAGCTGTTCGCCTTGTCGGTCCGGCTGGAGGAGACGATCAATCGGCGCCGGGCCGCGATCGGACGGGACGCCGTGTATCTCACGAGGTACGGCATCCCGCTCCCCCAAGCCATCCCCGATGCGTCCCCGAGTAATGGCAGCGTCGACGAGGACGAGGGCGCTTGCGACTCGGGATGGTGCATGACCTGA